In Deinococcus sp. HSC-46F16, the following are encoded in one genomic region:
- a CDS encoding TetR family transcriptional regulator, producing MTRTRNPELTRAALLEAAKRVLQTQGAGLSLEAVAREAGVSKGGLLHHYPSREALLWALALELVERFRASVEAARAHEVAAHGQRPGAWLRAYLEVSFTPGAGEEALIAALAPLAGHPELIARLQEAQAFVLSGAEDDGLPRGRAHAVRLACDALSLGPLTGLPDLSPEAREALREELLAWTRA from the coding sequence GTGACCCGCACCCGGAATCCTGAACTGACCCGCGCGGCCCTGCTGGAGGCGGCAAAACGGGTGCTTCAGACGCAGGGGGCGGGCCTATCTCTTGAGGCGGTCGCCCGTGAGGCCGGGGTGAGCAAGGGCGGGCTGCTGCACCACTACCCCAGCCGGGAGGCCCTGCTCTGGGCCCTGGCGCTGGAGCTGGTTGAGCGGTTCCGGGCCAGCGTGGAAGCGGCGCGGGCGCATGAGGTGGCGGCGCATGGACAGAGACCCGGTGCCTGGCTGCGGGCCTATCTCGAGGTGAGCTTCACGCCCGGGGCCGGGGAGGAAGCCCTGATCGCCGCCCTCGCGCCGCTGGCCGGGCATCCCGAGCTGATCGCCCGCTTGCAGGAGGCCCAGGCGTTCGTGCTGAGCGGAGCCGAGGACGACGGGCTGCCCAGGGGCCGCGCCCACGCCGTTCGCCTCGCGTGCGACGCGCTGAGCCTGGGGCCGCTGACGGGCCTCCCGGACCTGTCCCCGGAGGCCCGGGAGGCCCTGCGGGAAGAACTCCTGGCCTGGACGCGGGCATGA
- a CDS encoding MFS transporter: MTADPPPAPAGHLDPGPGWQRRFWAIFMGQALSLTGSAMTQFVLLWWITDTTGSAGALATAGMAALLPQALLGPLGGTFADRYSRRLLMIGADTVSALCMLVLIFLFATERVELWHVYTMMFIRSSMQAFQAPAAAASTAMLVPAQFLPRAAGLNQSLQGIMTVAAAPLGALAISVMPLGAALGIDVATALLGILPLLLFRIPQVRVPRDQRAGVWAEFREGVRLVWGHPGLRHLYAVLAVVVLTVMPTFTLTPLLVKTHFGGGPGQVALMEGLSGVGMILGGLAVVAFAPRRRVVTVLVAFALSCLAVALTALAPGDAFWLAVVWWVVSGVTFSFGNAPMTAVLQTVIPNQLQGRALSLLSTVMGLAGPVGLALAGPLGEWLGVRGLFMLAGVLSALASLAGFFSPALLRLDKAPVTPPADARVSSEA, from the coding sequence ATGACGGCGGACCCCCCTCCCGCCCCGGCCGGACACCTCGACCCCGGCCCGGGCTGGCAGCGGCGCTTCTGGGCGATCTTCATGGGGCAGGCGCTCAGCCTGACGGGCTCGGCCATGACCCAGTTCGTGCTGCTGTGGTGGATCACCGACACGACGGGGAGCGCGGGGGCGCTGGCGACGGCGGGCATGGCCGCACTGCTCCCGCAGGCCCTGCTCGGGCCGCTGGGGGGCACCTTTGCCGACCGGTACAGCCGCCGCCTGCTGATGATCGGGGCGGACACGGTGAGTGCCCTGTGCATGCTGGTCCTGATCTTCCTGTTCGCCACCGAACGGGTGGAGCTGTGGCACGTCTACACGATGATGTTCATCCGTTCCTCCATGCAGGCGTTCCAGGCGCCCGCAGCGGCGGCCAGCACGGCGATGCTGGTCCCGGCCCAGTTCCTCCCCCGGGCGGCGGGGCTCAACCAGTCCCTTCAGGGCATCATGACGGTGGCCGCCGCCCCGCTGGGGGCGCTCGCCATCAGCGTGATGCCGCTGGGGGCGGCGCTGGGCATCGACGTGGCGACCGCGCTCCTCGGCATCCTGCCGCTGCTGCTCTTCCGCATCCCCCAGGTGCGGGTGCCCCGGGACCAGCGGGCGGGGGTCTGGGCCGAGTTCCGCGAGGGTGTGCGGCTGGTGTGGGGACACCCGGGCCTGCGCCACCTCTACGCGGTGCTGGCGGTCGTCGTGCTGACGGTCATGCCGACCTTCACCCTCACGCCGCTGCTCGTGAAGACCCATTTCGGCGGCGGGCCCGGACAGGTCGCCCTGATGGAGGGGCTGTCGGGGGTCGGCATGATCCTGGGCGGTCTGGCCGTCGTCGCGTTCGCCCCGCGGCGCCGGGTGGTCACGGTCCTCGTCGCCTTCGCGCTGTCGTGCCTGGCGGTGGCGCTGACCGCTCTCGCGCCGGGGGACGCCTTCTGGCTGGCGGTCGTGTGGTGGGTGGTGAGCGGCGTGACCTTCAGCTTCGGCAACGCCCCCATGACGGCCGTGCTCCAGACGGTGATTCCGAACCAGCTTCAGGGGCGGGCGCTGTCGCTGCTCTCCACCGTGATGGGACTGGCCGGTCCGGTCGGCTTGGCGCTCGCGGGGCCGCTGGGCGAGTGGCTCGGCGTGCGGGGCCTGTTCATGCTGGCGGGGGTCCTCTCGGCGCTGGCGAGTCTGGCGGGGTTTTTCTCGCCCGCGCTGCTGCGCCTGGACAAGGCGCCGGTTACGCCGCCCGCGGACGCGCGCGTATCCTCGGAGGCATGA
- the nth gene encoding endonuclease III, with protein MPRPTPAQEAPPPPHLPEVLRRLREAYLPTLPTPRVSPEPLDDLVETILAQQNTATVTRRQFAALKAAYPVWEAALADGPDGVEATLRGAGGGLARMKADYIWNVLHRLEETRGHLSLRDLRSLPDAEVRALLESLPGVGMKTASLLMLFDLARPAIPVENHIGRVAARLDLVPARWSLLKTERWFDEVLPREWSARYAAHVATIRHGRQTCLARRPRCEVCVLRDLCPSAGLFLSGEREA; from the coding sequence GTGCCCCGCCCCACCCCTGCCCAGGAGGCCCCGCCGCCCCCGCATCTGCCCGAGGTGCTGCGCAGGCTGCGGGAGGCCTACCTGCCCACCCTCCCCACGCCGCGCGTCAGCCCCGAGCCGCTCGACGACCTTGTAGAGACCATCCTCGCGCAGCAGAACACGGCGACGGTCACCCGGCGGCAGTTCGCGGCGCTGAAAGCCGCCTACCCGGTCTGGGAGGCGGCCCTCGCGGACGGTCCCGACGGGGTGGAGGCCACCCTGCGCGGCGCGGGCGGCGGGCTGGCGCGGATGAAAGCCGACTACATCTGGAATGTCCTGCACCGGCTGGAGGAGACGCGCGGGCACCTCAGCCTGCGCGACCTGCGCTCGCTGCCGGACGCGGAGGTGCGGGCGCTGCTCGAATCGCTGCCCGGCGTGGGGATGAAGACGGCCAGCCTGTTGATGCTGTTCGATCTGGCCCGCCCCGCCATCCCGGTCGAGAACCACATCGGGCGGGTGGCGGCGCGGCTCGACCTCGTGCCCGCCCGCTGGAGCCTCCTGAAGACCGAGCGCTGGTTCGACGAGGTGCTGCCCCGTGAGTGGAGCGCCCGCTACGCCGCCCACGTCGCCACCATCCGCCACGGCCGCCAGACCTGCCTCGCCCGGCGCCCCCGCTGCGAGGTCTGCGTGCTGCGCGACCTCTGCCCCTCGGCGGGGCTGTTCCTGAGCGGTGAGCGTGAGGCTTGA
- a CDS encoding 3'(2'),5'-bisphosphate nucleotidase CysQ has product MTLDHERTVATRLAREAGRLLSLHLARGLTVEHKTSADDPVTAADREASDLILAGLRSAFPEDGLLSEEAADDAARLGHERVWIIDPIDGTKEFTSGSPDYAVSIGLAVAGEPVLGVVYAPATDELFAGAVGLGVTRNGEPTGFAGRAGYVVSVSDTEFQRELHACDLPGMAPSGSIALKLARIANGEADVTFSMSPRSEWDVAGGHALLRVLGGDLRRRDGRPIRYNSARPHLEQGIIGGRPDALAWLEGELAERGLPTAHLGLTPDDPAWATLAPGDQAALRGHPGVCVRHGGGRTLALIVVGPGGVVERAEGDAFHLDRLSRDVTRALGTLKAAAVPVPEGGPR; this is encoded by the coding sequence ATGACGCTGGACCACGAACGGACGGTCGCCACCCGGCTGGCAAGGGAGGCGGGCAGGTTACTCAGCCTGCACCTCGCGCGCGGGCTGACCGTCGAACACAAGACCTCGGCCGACGATCCGGTGACCGCCGCCGACCGTGAGGCGTCCGATCTGATTCTGGCGGGCCTGCGCTCGGCCTTTCCGGAGGACGGCCTGCTGAGCGAGGAAGCGGCCGACGATGCTGCCCGGCTGGGCCATGAGCGGGTCTGGATCATCGATCCTATCGACGGCACCAAGGAATTCACCTCGGGCAGCCCCGACTATGCGGTAAGCATCGGGCTGGCGGTGGCGGGCGAGCCGGTGCTGGGGGTGGTCTATGCTCCCGCCACCGACGAGCTGTTCGCCGGGGCGGTGGGCCTGGGGGTCACGAGGAACGGCGAGCCGACCGGGTTCGCGGGCCGCGCGGGGTACGTGGTCAGCGTGTCGGACACCGAATTCCAGCGGGAACTGCACGCGTGCGACCTCCCCGGCATGGCCCCCAGCGGCTCCATCGCCCTGAAGCTGGCGCGGATTGCGAACGGCGAGGCCGACGTGACCTTTTCCATGAGCCCGCGCTCGGAGTGGGACGTGGCGGGGGGGCACGCGCTGTTGCGGGTCTTGGGCGGCGACCTGCGGCGGCGTGACGGGCGGCCCATTCGGTACAACTCGGCCCGGCCCCATCTGGAGCAGGGGATCATCGGCGGGCGACCGGACGCGCTGGCGTGGCTGGAGGGCGAACTCGCGGAGCGGGGCCTCCCCACCGCCCACCTCGGCCTGACCCCAGACGACCCGGCGTGGGCGACCCTCGCGCCGGGGGATCAGGCCGCGCTGCGGGGGCATCCCGGTGTCTGCGTGCGGCACGGGGGCGGGCGGACGCTGGCCCTGATCGTGGTGGGGCCGGGCGGCGTGGTGGAGCGGGCGGAGGGCGACGCCTTCCACCTCGACCGGCTCTCGCGCGACGTGACGCGGGCGCTGGGGACGCTGAAGGCCGCCGCCGTGCCCGTCCCGGAGGGAGGCCCGCGCTGA
- a CDS encoding acyl-CoA dehydrogenase family protein: MIDFSLSDEQKQLQQLARDFTRKEIIPVASEYDQKEELPWPVVEKAFEVGLLNVAIPEHAGGLGLGMVDECLIGEELAYGCMGIYTVLMASELGITPILVGGTEEQQKRFLAPMTEKPSLAAFALSEPNNGSDAAGMHTTAVLDGDEWVINGTKMWISNGGVADITVVFATTDRQGGHKATVALVVPKDTPGMSYNKIKHKLGQRASLTSELVFENVRVPKENQLGGLGDGFKIAMKTLDKTRIPVAAGSVGIARRALDESVKYSKEREAFGKPIAQFQAIQFKVAEMAMGVETGRLMYLKAAWLVDQNLPHGTESAIAKAYCSEMAFDAANEAIQVHGGYGYVAEYPVEKLLRDVKLNQIYEGTNEIQRVVISRNLLK; the protein is encoded by the coding sequence ATGATTGATTTCTCCCTCAGCGACGAACAGAAACAGCTTCAGCAACTCGCCCGCGATTTCACCCGCAAGGAGATCATTCCGGTCGCCAGCGAGTATGACCAGAAGGAAGAACTGCCCTGGCCCGTGGTCGAAAAGGCCTTTGAGGTCGGCCTGCTCAACGTCGCCATTCCCGAGCACGCGGGTGGGCTGGGGCTGGGCATGGTGGACGAGTGCCTGATCGGGGAGGAACTCGCCTACGGCTGCATGGGCATCTACACGGTGCTGATGGCCTCCGAGCTGGGCATCACGCCCATCCTGGTGGGCGGCACCGAGGAGCAGCAAAAGCGCTTCCTGGCCCCCATGACCGAAAAGCCCAGCCTCGCGGCCTTTGCGCTCAGCGAGCCCAACAACGGCTCGGACGCGGCCGGGATGCACACCACCGCCGTGCTCGACGGCGACGAGTGGGTCATCAACGGCACCAAGATGTGGATCTCCAACGGCGGCGTGGCCGACATCACGGTGGTCTTCGCCACCACCGACCGCCAGGGCGGGCACAAGGCGACGGTCGCGCTCGTCGTGCCCAAGGACACGCCTGGCATGTCCTACAACAAGATCAAGCACAAGCTGGGGCAGCGGGCTTCCCTGACCTCCGAACTGGTGTTCGAGAACGTGCGCGTGCCCAAGGAAAACCAGCTTGGCGGCCTGGGCGACGGTTTCAAGATCGCCATGAAGACACTGGACAAGACCCGCATTCCGGTCGCGGCGGGGTCGGTGGGCATCGCGCGGCGGGCGCTCGACGAGAGCGTGAAGTATTCCAAGGAGCGCGAGGCCTTCGGCAAGCCCATCGCCCAGTTCCAGGCCATCCAGTTCAAGGTCGCGGAAATGGCGATGGGCGTGGAGACGGGCCGCCTGATGTACCTCAAGGCCGCGTGGCTGGTCGACCAGAATCTGCCGCACGGCACCGAGAGCGCGATCGCCAAGGCGTACTGCTCGGAGATGGCGTTTGACGCCGCGAACGAGGCGATTCAGGTGCACGGCGGCTACGGCTACGTGGCTGAGTACCCGGTCGAGAAGCTGCTGCGCGACGTGAAGCTCAACCAGATCTACGAGGGCACCAACGAGATTCAGCGCGTGGTGATCAGCCGCAACCTGCTGAAGTAA
- a CDS encoding D-2-hydroxyacid dehydrogenase, which yields MRVLMPDLPEFRALTVEGVTPLPYRNGEVPDGEAEGVVLWGANAETRSHLFARPGLRWVLTLTAGIDHVQGQLPPGVALYNASPLHARAVAVHTLAGMLAAARGLHRFRDAQRQGQWQPRRDLSTLDGASVVVWGHGHIGRMLEDLLTPHGAHVTGLRSATPPAERDAALAGADWVVLLLPDTPQTRGIVNADALARLKPGAWLSNQGRGSLVDTDALLAALDSGHLGGAVLDVTDPEPLPPGHPLWARENVLITPHIASTTADLTARGAGYTRAFLEELAAGREPEGRVETSKGY from the coding sequence ATGCGCGTGCTGATGCCTGACCTGCCCGAGTTCCGGGCGCTGACCGTGGAGGGCGTGACCCCTCTCCCCTACCGCAATGGAGAAGTGCCGGACGGCGAGGCCGAGGGCGTGGTGCTGTGGGGCGCGAATGCCGAAACACGCTCCCACCTCTTCGCCCGGCCGGGCCTGCGCTGGGTGCTGACGCTCACAGCGGGGATTGACCACGTGCAGGGCCAATTGCCGCCCGGCGTCGCCCTCTACAACGCCAGCCCCCTGCACGCCCGCGCGGTCGCCGTCCATACCCTCGCAGGGATGCTCGCCGCCGCGCGGGGCCTGCACCGCTTCCGGGACGCGCAGCGCCAGGGACAGTGGCAGCCCCGCCGCGACCTGAGCACGCTGGACGGGGCGAGCGTGGTGGTCTGGGGCCACGGGCACATCGGGCGAATGCTGGAGGATTTGCTGACCCCCCACGGCGCCCACGTCACTGGGCTGCGCTCGGCCACCCCACCCGCCGAGCGCGACGCGGCGCTGGCGGGGGCCGACTGGGTGGTCCTGCTGCTCCCCGACACGCCGCAGACGCGCGGCATCGTGAACGCGGACGCGCTGGCCCGCCTGAAGCCCGGCGCGTGGCTGAGCAACCAGGGACGCGGCTCGCTGGTGGACACCGACGCGCTGCTGGCCGCCCTCGACTCCGGCCACCTCGGGGGCGCGGTGCTGGACGTGACCGACCCCGAACCGCTCCCACCGGGGCACCCGCTGTGGGCGCGAGAGAATGTCCTCATCACGCCGCATATCGCCAGCACGACGGCCGACCTGACGGCGCGGGGGGCCGGGTACACGCGGGCCTTTTTGGAGGAACTGGCGGCGGGGCGGGAGCCGGAGGGGCGAGTGGAGACGAGCAAGGGGTACTGA
- a CDS encoding MalY/PatB family protein → MTQPDLPELEVPELASEPATASPYGSLDPATLRHPDSMKWTFYPEDVLPLWVADMDFPVAPAIVEALQERLTRGLGYGQMLGDARLIAALQDKLAGYGLTDLPREGFSFIPGVVPGIYAAVAALSTPGEPVLTMTPIYYPFHQAITTQGRRVAAAPLREPQESGGRWQIDWDALEAAAPGCRLLLLCHPHNPSGRVWDKEELERLRDFVLRHDLQVMSDELHADLRLSDVPFESFAADPRVRSRTVTLTGPAKAYNTAGLGIGVMVGHDPELVKRVRGAAGGLMGHPSTLSVTAWRAALEGAGPWLRETVAYLRGNRDVMAAFVEARLPWARFSPPEATYLGWLDLRGHSRAAEMQQFLLDEARVAVQGGPLFAPGEEGTRYQGCVRVNFATSRPILIEALERMTAALEREAPAPV, encoded by the coding sequence ATGACCCAACCCGACCTGCCCGAGCTGGAGGTGCCTGAACTGGCCTCCGAGCCTGCCACCGCCTCCCCCTACGGCTCCCTCGACCCCGCCACGCTGCGCCACCCCGACAGCATGAAGTGGACCTTCTACCCGGAGGACGTGCTGCCCCTGTGGGTGGCCGACATGGACTTCCCGGTCGCGCCCGCCATCGTCGAGGCGTTGCAGGAGCGGCTGACGCGCGGGCTGGGCTACGGGCAGATGCTGGGGGACGCCCGCCTGATTGCCGCCCTACAGGACAAGCTCGCGGGCTACGGCCTGACCGACCTGCCGCGCGAGGGTTTTTCCTTCATTCCGGGCGTGGTACCGGGCATCTACGCGGCGGTCGCGGCCCTGAGTACCCCCGGCGAGCCGGTCCTGACCATGACGCCGATCTACTACCCCTTCCACCAGGCGATCACGACCCAGGGCCGCCGGGTGGCCGCCGCGCCCCTGCGTGAGCCGCAGGAATCAGGCGGACGCTGGCAGATCGATTGGGACGCGCTGGAAGCCGCCGCCCCCGGCTGCCGCCTGCTGCTGCTGTGCCACCCCCACAACCCCAGCGGGCGCGTCTGGGACAAAGAAGAACTGGAGCGGCTGCGCGATTTCGTGCTTCGCCACGACCTCCAGGTCATGTCCGACGAACTGCACGCCGACCTGCGGCTCTCGGACGTGCCCTTCGAGTCCTTTGCCGCCGACCCCCGCGTGCGCTCCCGCACGGTGACGCTGACCGGCCCCGCCAAGGCCTACAACACGGCGGGTCTGGGCATCGGCGTGATGGTGGGGCACGACCCCGAACTCGTCAAGCGGGTGCGCGGAGCGGCAGGCGGGCTGATGGGCCACCCCTCCACCCTGAGCGTGACCGCGTGGCGGGCGGCCCTGGAGGGGGCGGGGCCGTGGCTGCGCGAGACGGTCGCCTACCTGCGCGGCAACCGCGACGTGATGGCGGCCTTCGTGGAGGCGCGGCTGCCCTGGGCACGCTTCTCGCCGCCCGAGGCCACCTATCTGGGCTGGCTGGACCTGCGGGGTCACTCCCGCGCCGCTGAGATGCAGCAATTCCTCCTTGACGAGGCGCGGGTCGCGGTGCAGGGCGGTCCCCTCTTCGCACCGGGCGAGGAAGGTACGCGCTACCAGGGCTGCGTGCGCGTCAACTTCGCCACCAGCCGCCCGATCCTGATCGAGGCGCTGGAGCGGATGACGGCGGCGCTGGAGCGTGAGGCCCCGGCCCCCGTCTAA
- a CDS encoding ATP phosphoribosyltransferase regulatory subunit: protein MTFSARLPGPAVPEGTRDVLPPEWQQREHLRTRLAAEFAAWGYRGVDVPALEFADPGHPQDARAFKLIDVGGEVLALRGEFTTAVGRLVRSRFAGGPFPLRLQYGGRLWLRALTSELGRLREFAQVGVELIGVSTPQADAELLALGRRALEVVGVAPVMEVGYPGFVDAVLEDAGLSPAAREALHGAIDRKSGADVDLLAARHGLEAGVTRTLHTLTDLYGGPEVLAQAGELARGERARAAVAHLEAVAGRAEGALLFDLGASRRYGYYTGLTFRAYAPGLNQPLLGGGRYDLGGLPGAGFAIGLERLTEVAARGLPPEPEVVLALDAAGAEYARAAGLTAELAWTDDRAELLAYCGARGIRRWAQGQTLTEVPA, encoded by the coding sequence GTGACTTTCTCCGCCCGCCTCCCCGGTCCCGCCGTCCCCGAGGGCACCCGCGACGTGCTGCCCCCCGAGTGGCAACAGCGCGAGCATCTGCGGACGCGGCTGGCGGCCGAGTTCGCGGCGTGGGGCTACCGGGGCGTGGACGTGCCCGCCCTGGAATTCGCCGACCCCGGCCACCCGCAGGACGCCCGCGCCTTCAAGCTGATTGACGTGGGCGGCGAGGTGCTGGCCCTGCGCGGCGAGTTCACCACGGCGGTGGGGCGGCTGGTGCGCTCGCGCTTTGCCGGGGGGCCGTTTCCGCTGCGGCTCCAGTACGGCGGGCGGCTGTGGCTGCGGGCGCTGACGAGCGAGCTGGGGCGCCTGCGTGAGTTCGCCCAGGTCGGCGTGGAGCTGATCGGCGTGTCTACCCCGCAGGCCGACGCGGAACTGCTCGCGCTGGGACGCCGGGCGCTGGAGGTGGTGGGCGTGGCGCCCGTGATGGAGGTGGGGTACCCCGGCTTCGTGGACGCGGTGCTGGAGGACGCGGGCCTTTCCCCCGCCGCTCGGGAGGCGCTGCACGGGGCCATCGACCGCAAGAGCGGCGCGGACGTGGACCTGCTCGCCGCGCGGCATGGGCTGGAGGCCGGGGTCACCCGCACCCTGCACACCCTGACCGACCTCTACGGCGGCCCGGAGGTGCTGGCACAGGCGGGCGAACTCGCGCGGGGCGAGCGGGCGCGGGCGGCGGTGGCGCACCTGGAGGCGGTCGCGGGGCGGGCGGAGGGGGCCTTGCTGTTCGACCTCGGGGCCAGCCGCCGCTACGGGTACTACACCGGGCTGACCTTCCGGGCCTACGCGCCGGGGCTGAACCAGCCGCTGCTGGGGGGCGGGCGCTACGACCTCGGCGGGTTGCCGGGGGCGGGCTTCGCCATCGGGCTGGAGCGGCTGACCGAGGTGGCCGCGCGGGGCCTGCCCCCCGAGCCGGAGGTGGTGCTGGCGCTGGACGCGGCCGGGGCTGAATACGCCCGCGCCGCCGGGCTGACCGCCGAACTCGCCTGGACCGACGACCGGGCCGAACTGCTCGCCTACTGCGGGGCGCGGGGCATTCGCCGCTGGGCGCAGGGGCAGACCCTGACCGAGGTGCCCGCATGA
- the aspS gene encoding aspartate--tRNA(Asn) ligase, whose product MTTPLPRTLTSALPAHEGQTVRLQGFLHARRDLGGVQFLVLRDRAGLVQGVGSGLDLPLPESSIEVVGRVTAHPKAPGGFEVQVEALRVLTPAAEPPPVEIPKMEWHVHPETMLDYRVVTVRGLRERAILKVQAELVAAFRDHLRGEGFTEISTPKIVSAGAEGGANLFPIDYFGHPAYLAQSPQLYKQILVGVFERVFEVAPVYRAEEHATSRHLNEYLSLDVELGFIESEEDVMDVETRVLAAIMERLREHATPELALLGATLPEVPAHIPRIPLLDARRLVEEKYGHPVGGKDLDPEAERLLSQHYAETQGTDFVFVTKYPRAARPFYAYPEEGGLTRGFDLLFRGIEITSGGQRIHEYPMLQESIAAYRLNPEALAGYAEVFKYGMPPHGGFAIGAERLTARLLGIGNVRFARAFPRDRHRLTP is encoded by the coding sequence ATGACCACGCCACTGCCCCGCACCCTGACCTCGGCCCTTCCCGCCCACGAGGGCCAGACTGTTCGACTGCAAGGCTTCCTGCACGCCCGCCGCGACCTGGGGGGCGTGCAATTTCTGGTGCTGCGCGACCGCGCGGGGCTGGTGCAGGGCGTGGGGAGTGGCCTCGACCTGCCGCTGCCCGAGAGCAGCATCGAGGTCGTGGGGCGCGTCACCGCCCACCCCAAGGCCCCCGGCGGCTTCGAGGTGCAGGTCGAGGCCTTGCGGGTCCTGACCCCCGCCGCCGAGCCGCCCCCCGTCGAGATTCCCAAGATGGAGTGGCACGTTCACCCCGAGACGATGCTGGACTACCGGGTGGTGACCGTGCGCGGGCTGCGCGAGCGAGCGATCCTGAAGGTGCAGGCCGAACTCGTCGCGGCCTTCCGCGACCACCTGCGGGGGGAGGGCTTCACCGAGATCAGCACGCCCAAGATCGTCTCGGCAGGGGCGGAGGGCGGGGCGAACCTCTTTCCCATCGACTACTTCGGGCACCCGGCGTACCTCGCGCAGAGTCCGCAGCTCTACAAACAGATCCTGGTGGGCGTCTTCGAGCGCGTCTTCGAGGTCGCGCCCGTCTACCGCGCCGAGGAACACGCGACCTCCCGCCACCTCAACGAGTACCTCTCGCTGGACGTGGAACTCGGCTTCATCGAGTCCGAGGAGGACGTGATGGACGTGGAAACCCGCGTCCTGGCCGCCATCATGGAACGGCTGCGCGAGCACGCGACCCCCGAACTCGCCCTGCTGGGGGCCACACTGCCCGAGGTGCCTGCCCACATCCCGCGCATCCCGCTGCTCGACGCCCGGCGGCTGGTGGAGGAGAAGTACGGCCACCCGGTCGGCGGCAAGGACCTCGACCCGGAGGCCGAGCGCCTGCTCTCGCAGCACTACGCCGAGACCCAGGGCACCGACTTCGTCTTCGTGACGAAGTACCCCCGCGCCGCCCGGCCCTTCTACGCCTACCCCGAGGAAGGGGGCCTGACGCGCGGCTTCGACCTGCTGTTCCGGGGCATCGAGATCACGTCGGGCGGGCAGCGCATCCACGAGTACCCGATGCTTCAGGAGTCCATCGCCGCCTACCGCCTGAATCCGGAGGCGCTCGCGGGCTACGCCGAGGTCTTCAAGTACGGGATGCCCCCCCACGGCGGTTTCGCCATCGGCGCCGAGCGCCTGACCGCGCGGCTGCTGGGGATTGGCAATGTGCGGTTCGCGCGGGCGTTTCCGAGGGACCGGCACCGGCTGACGCCCTGA
- the hisG gene encoding ATP phosphoribosyltransferase: protein MSPAPVRGPEHLTLALPKGRILTEAAALLTQAGLPLEFPGPSRALRHEFPGLTVLELRNQDVPVYVDLGVADFGIVGKDVLVESGRAVFEPVDLRFAACRLSLIREVGARGPMTRVATKYPRSARAYLAAQGIPAEIVKLSGNIELAALTGLADAVVDLVQTGSTLRANGLEERDVLFHSSARLVVNRTALKLRRERLRPLIERLRELVAGG from the coding sequence ATGAGCCCGGCTCCCGTACGCGGCCCCGAACACCTCACCCTCGCGCTGCCGAAGGGCCGCATCCTGACCGAAGCCGCCGCCCTGCTCACCCAGGCCGGGCTGCCACTGGAATTCCCTGGCCCCTCGCGGGCGCTGCGGCACGAGTTTCCAGGGCTGACGGTGCTGGAGCTGCGCAATCAGGACGTGCCCGTCTACGTGGATCTCGGCGTGGCCGACTTCGGCATCGTCGGGAAGGACGTGCTGGTGGAGTCGGGGCGGGCAGTGTTCGAGCCGGTGGACCTGCGGTTCGCGGCCTGCCGCCTCTCGCTGATCCGCGAGGTGGGGGCACGGGGGCCAATGACGCGGGTCGCCACCAAGTACCCCCGCTCGGCCCGCGCCTACCTCGCCGCGCAGGGCATCCCCGCCGAGATCGTCAAGCTCTCGGGCAACATCGAACTCGCGGCGCTGACCGGCCTCGCGGACGCGGTGGTGGACCTCGTGCAGACCGGGAGCACCCTGCGGGCCAACGGGCTGGAGGAACGGGACGTGCTGTTCCACTCCTCCGCCCGGCTGGTGGTCAACCGCACCGCTCTCAAGCTGCGGCGCGAGCGGCTGCGCCCCTTGATCGAACGGTTGCGGGAACTGGTGGCGGGGGGTTAG
- a CDS encoding GNAT family N-acetyltransferase, with amino-acid sequence MTGDAAAPAPRWGRVTLRPLPDLGAEEWAALYRFFRDRELADWNGAKPIRLPEWLFRRIMLEEEGTGERAGFGVLSETGELIGSAELYDLHPPPPLPARIGTLGVMIGLRTLWGQGYGREAVMALLTWAFEGREVPLTRVRLTTFGHNRRAQRAFAACGFREVGRSQAGDHTDVHMEITRGEWLDARADA; translated from the coding sequence CTGACCGGGGACGCCGCCGCCCCCGCCCCGCGCTGGGGACGGGTCACCCTGAGACCGCTGCCCGACCTGGGGGCGGAGGAGTGGGCGGCCCTCTACCGCTTCTTCCGCGACCGCGAACTCGCCGACTGGAACGGGGCCAAACCCATCCGGCTGCCGGAGTGGCTGTTCCGGCGGATCATGCTGGAGGAGGAGGGGACGGGCGAGCGGGCGGGCTTCGGGGTGCTGAGTGAAACCGGCGAATTGATCGGGAGCGCCGAACTGTATGACCTCCACCCCCCACCGCCCCTGCCCGCCCGCATCGGCACCCTGGGCGTGATGATCGGCCTGCGAACGCTCTGGGGCCAGGGCTACGGCCGCGAGGCGGTCATGGCGCTGCTGACCTGGGCCTTTGAGGGGCGGGAGGTACCGCTCACGCGGGTCCGCCTGACCACCTTCGGGCACAACCGCCGGGCGCAGCGGGCCTTTGCCGCCTGCGGCTTCCGCGAGGTGGGCCGCTCCCAGGCGGGGGACCACACCGACGTTCATATGGAAATCACGAGAGGAGAGTGGCTGGATGCGCGTGCTGATGCCTGA